In one window of Sandaracinaceae bacterium DNA:
- a CDS encoding HIT family protein, protein MTFELHPTLAADSVFVCALPLSDVRLVRDARYPWALLVPRVVDVRDPYELTEEQQLALTRESAALSRALVGLYAPFKLNVAAIGNMVPQLHVHHVARSPGDEAWPRPVWGIGEARAYEEAALAARVMELRAALGA, encoded by the coding sequence ATGACCTTCGAGCTTCACCCCACCCTGGCCGCCGACAGCGTCTTCGTGTGCGCCCTGCCGCTCTCGGACGTGCGCCTGGTCCGTGACGCGCGCTACCCGTGGGCACTCCTCGTCCCGCGCGTGGTCGACGTGCGCGACCCGTACGAGCTGACCGAGGAGCAGCAGCTCGCGCTCACCCGCGAGTCGGCCGCCCTCAGCCGCGCGCTGGTGGGGCTCTACGCGCCGTTCAAGCTCAACGTCGCGGCCATCGGCAACATGGTGCCGCAGCTGCACGTGCACCACGTCGCGCGCTCGCCCGGCGACGAGGCCTGGCCACGCCCGGTGTGGGGGATCGGGGAGGCCCGCGCCTATGAAGAGGCAGCGCTCGCCGCCCGTGTGATGGAGCTACGCGCGGCGCTCGGCGCGTGA
- a CDS encoding DUF2236 domain-containing protein, whose translation MNGARIPTEFRYWEQLDSPYAKALRRLLQGVLGVDPRLPREAVQKYAEAYFDADPVAEAFVDEVYMTRGQQAGRAMVDQALAHGLDGVTDAPESLKRLFAEIEQVPSWLDWEQVELGARVFRRFSTYLYSFAGVITLHGYRENSVAKPLSFTGAYNGESANRRFLETAAFWIDVAEPGGLRPGGKGRETALRVRLMHVFVRRRLLAHPGWDLEAWGVPISQGDALLTLMGGSVAPGYGLRFLGFRVPREEIVALLHFWRYVGHLVGVQPRWYPSTPEEGIGLLYASEIKGVRGSGDDGRQLALSYLESFRPTDTDSKRDALIKSLEHGLERGYAAWFLPPQSRFAYKLPGPGLWALHPPAQFLPRFAFETVRRRVPQVDAWADARARRKTKAWVRARLGERKVEYQAVSRFTR comes from the coding sequence GTGAACGGCGCCCGCATACCCACCGAGTTCCGCTACTGGGAACAGCTCGACAGCCCCTACGCCAAGGCCCTGCGGCGCTTGCTGCAGGGGGTGTTGGGCGTCGACCCGCGGCTGCCGCGCGAGGCGGTCCAGAAGTACGCCGAGGCGTACTTCGACGCCGACCCCGTGGCCGAGGCGTTCGTGGACGAGGTCTACATGACGCGCGGGCAGCAGGCCGGGCGCGCCATGGTCGACCAAGCGCTCGCCCACGGGCTGGACGGTGTGACGGACGCGCCCGAGTCGTTGAAGCGGCTGTTCGCAGAGATCGAGCAGGTGCCCAGCTGGCTCGACTGGGAGCAGGTGGAGCTGGGCGCGCGCGTGTTCCGGCGCTTCAGCACGTACCTGTACAGCTTCGCGGGGGTGATCACGCTGCACGGCTACCGCGAGAACTCCGTGGCCAAGCCCTTGTCGTTCACGGGCGCCTACAACGGCGAGTCCGCCAACCGCCGCTTCCTCGAGACGGCGGCGTTCTGGATCGACGTGGCCGAGCCCGGGGGCCTGCGCCCCGGCGGCAAAGGGCGCGAGACGGCGCTGCGCGTGCGCCTCATGCACGTCTTCGTCCGGCGGCGGCTCTTGGCGCATCCGGGGTGGGACCTCGAGGCGTGGGGCGTGCCCATCTCCCAGGGGGACGCGCTGCTCACGCTGATGGGCGGCAGCGTCGCGCCTGGCTATGGCCTGCGCTTCCTCGGGTTCCGCGTGCCACGCGAAGAGATCGTCGCGCTACTGCACTTCTGGCGCTACGTGGGGCACCTGGTGGGCGTGCAGCCGCGCTGGTACCCGAGCACGCCGGAGGAGGGCATCGGCTTGCTGTACGCGAGCGAGATCAAGGGCGTGCGCGGCTCGGGCGACGACGGGCGCCAGCTGGCGCTGTCCTACCTCGAGTCTTTTCGCCCCACCGACACGGACAGCAAGCGCGACGCGCTCATCAAGTCGCTCGAGCACGGCCTCGAGCGGGGCTATGCCGCGTGGTTCCTGCCCCCTCAGTCGCGCTTCGCCTACAAGCTGCCCGGCCCAGGCCTGTGGGCGCTGCACCCGCCCGCGCAGTTTCTGCCGCGCTTTGCGTTCGAGACCGTGCGGCGGCGCGTGCCGCAGGTGGACGCGTGGGCCGACGCGCGCGCGCGGCGCAAGACCAAGGCCTGGGTGCGCGCGCGGCTGGGGGAGCGCAAGGTCGAGTACCAGGCCGTCAGCCGCTTCACGCGCTGA
- a CDS encoding TetR/AcrR family transcriptional regulator yields the protein MSAVAKRNRRERAAAHAREDILDAAASVFAKKGYAAAGVQEIAAEAGFGAASLYSYFKGKRAIWDALLDVVTHGILELFERPLPAGLSLEQRLEFILLEQLSWIDQHRTQIVAVMTPPPAEVGDDEKDPPPDFTALSTGYFASACAEYPDHPALADMAPEEAGYVLWGLVQGYFARWIAQGDTSQPLSAQAGKIVRVFCHGAIGARAVEAGVAST from the coding sequence ATGAGCGCCGTCGCCAAGCGCAACCGCCGGGAGCGCGCGGCCGCCCACGCGCGCGAGGACATCCTGGACGCGGCCGCCAGCGTGTTCGCCAAGAAGGGCTACGCCGCTGCCGGGGTGCAGGAGATCGCGGCCGAGGCGGGCTTCGGCGCGGCCTCGCTGTACAGCTACTTCAAGGGCAAGCGCGCCATCTGGGACGCGCTCCTCGACGTGGTCACACACGGCATCCTCGAACTGTTCGAGCGGCCGCTCCCCGCGGGCCTGTCGCTCGAGCAGCGCCTGGAGTTCATCCTGCTCGAGCAGCTCAGCTGGATCGACCAGCACCGCACGCAGATCGTCGCGGTGATGACCCCGCCGCCGGCCGAGGTGGGCGACGACGAGAAGGATCCGCCGCCGGACTTCACCGCGCTCTCCACGGGTTACTTCGCGTCGGCCTGCGCCGAGTACCCCGACCACCCCGCGCTCGCCGACATGGCGCCCGAGGAGGCAGGCTACGTGCTGTGGGGCTTGGTGCAGGGCTACTTCGCGCGCTGGATCGCGCAGGGCGACACCAGTCAGCCCCTCTCGGCGCAGGCGGGCAAGATCGTGCGGGTCTTCTGCCACGGGGCGATCGGAGCCCGCGCGGTGGAGGCGGGGGTGGCGTCGACGTGA